The stretch of DNA TGCTATGTCTGTCACATCTGATATTTCTACTTCCACCGACACTACCTCACAGACAGGGTTTGCTTTAGTAAAGTCCGCTAGTTCCTTACCATGGTGGCATTATGGGTTTCAGGGATATGTACCCTTTATGGACCGCACAAGGCTCTTACTCTAAACCAAAACTATAATGCATGACTGGTGGGCAGAAGGAGTGTTTAGTCCTGACAAGGCTGCACAAGAAATTAGGAGAATAGAAGCAGACATTATAGCAAGTCATATACAGCCTACGGGTAATGTTGCTGTAAATGATGTACCTCCAGTTCAAGAACCATTGTACTGGGTATTGCCAGGTAAAGCTGAAGATCGTCCGGCTTACTAAAATTAGCCGTGCGGAGCGGCATATATTACAGAAGTTCCGGAGCTCTCATGGGTTCGAGTATCCATATGTCCCTGAGCCATTGATGCGGGAAATTGACGCCAATCGGGAACAGTGGTTAGTGGAAGCTGTAAAAGCATACGTGCTCGTGCACAACAGAAGTACCTTTCACAACATACATGAGAAGATAGCGTATCTATTGCAAGTTTGGAAGGTAGGGCGATCAGTGTATATGGATAGGGTGGAGTACATCTCAGAAATCCTAAGAGGGTGTTCTCCATCACAGTCACTGACGAGTCAGGAGCGTTGGTGTGAgagcctgatcctgagcactattactgatgagaaggttctccatgttggaggAACCTATAATTTAGGACCCCACCGAGGTCGTTGGGAATCCCCCAGAGGGAGATTGTAGCGGGGTACCCCATGgttactattctacccaatgggctggcagtaaaccctggtactatcaggttggcAGTAGTTGGTATGGAGTTTTCCCCTTGACCTTTTGGTagtgcacttgagtgacagcagagggtggcacatcctgttgtagTTGGGACAACGAGGTGCCCGCCTTCTTTctatacttaagggcaggaccgcccaaaAGTTAGGAGTTGTTCCTTTTCCTCTGAggaaggtcacacaactgggagcctgagattgggggccttcccatgtgctcttccctctggggagagtgagtgtggaccatacctctgcctccgctagggagatggggaagagctaggatggctgcaggtgcccttggcctgtagtgacggtccagggaccatcttcagtgaaaGCTGAGCTAGctgactgtatccggcagaagagtgctgagtaactgttactgcagaagtgtagtaataaacccattcctgtttgcaatatacctcctgcccggtgcgtgaccttactggggggagaggtaatagttctactggggaagatcaccttcagtttctagagtccacggcagatggaggcattgCACTTCTAATGAGATATGTgggatatgaaccccagaagcctgttcctgtgtccccactaccatcggcggacgactcagccctcctgttgccagcgggcatatgcaccacacaccctgtaatggccccttaggtgggggaaacaccgttacatacccaacaatctctgagaaaccccaaacattaccacataatatatatacgtatatacagtaagtgtcaaaaggagtgctagtgggcgtggctaaatgtatacaacaaaaaacaaacaaagaagcccaaagctacttccaatgtgacaaaaatacacagagcAATACCTATATGTTCTCTTGTaaaaaaggtcatttagtttaaccatttggccaaagcgtcttaagcctgttgCCACTTTcaattcatgaccgtagcaggtcctaacactccctgggttaaaattcttattaacctgtataattacaggaagaatgatcacattgggtctgtcgtaacctggcaaaatgaaactgacctgccaacttggaaagtggggaggggtgtgcttaaaccttgggggggaggggccacccctcccaaaagcagctgaaaacagctgcacacagttaataaacacacagatacccaacaatcTCTGACaaacccctaccattaccacataatatatatgtatataagtgtcaaaaggagtgctagtgggcatggccaaatgtatacaacaaaaaacagacaaagatgcccaaagctacttccaatgtgacaaaaatacacagtgcaatacctatatatctcttgaaaaagtgtatgtgtatttttgtcacattggaagtagctttgggcttctgtGTTTGTTTTGTTGAATCCAATTAACAGTACCTGAAGCACAGAGAAATACGTTTGCCACTGGAGAACCCACTTCAGGTGCCAGCACCCTCCATGTAACTCTAGTAACTCTAGTAATGATGCCCGCCTGCCCTgctattcctgctgtatatgaatTGTACAAGAGAAGTTATTTCCTGCTTTATATTCTCATTTTACCCCCAGGTGCCAATACAAGAGAAGCAAAATGAATTACCTACTGTCATTTACAGCTATTCTGGTTGGTATGTATCAACACAGGGAAtaatgtcagtgtcacacacacacacacacacacacacacacacacacacacacacacacacacacacacacacacacacacacacacacacacacacacacacggaataaTGTcagtgtcacaaacacacacagggaataatgtcagtgtcacacacacacacacacagggctccatCAGTCtgtcaatgtcacacacacgcgcacacatacatggCTCCGTAACGAGAGGGGctcccttaggcctcggccatgttacttgcttgctgacgcgcgctcccgctcatcactgagcccctacagccgcaattagagtggctttagtaggggctcacctacgcttctaggtcttagggaaatttaaaattttcccgcttgccggcacgcagggccggtcacgtgagcggttcgccccctgacggcgcacagggaaagcacctgcaaggccagggaaagcacccgctttccctgagcctcagcgcgcctcagcacgccagcgggaagcttggccgaggccttaggctgcggccccgctgctgctgagcgcgctcatgcttgagagcggtgacgtcaccaactctccaagcatgagcgcaggatGTCCTGCATAATTTGGGTGGAGCGAACCGCACACTCACGCTCGGCGCGATCAGAGTGATAACTTTGAATGCCCTTGTCCAGGGTGAGGGTGCGTGCACGTGTGCTTGCTGCTTAGCGAGACAACCAAATTTATTTTGGCTGctcgctgatgcgtcacgtgagcggttcgcccaatgagggcgaaccagcttggtGATGTCAAGGCCGCGTCTCCtgacacgacccccccccccccccccatgcgcgcgcaactagctggccagaaaTTGCCGGCCGAGCAGAGTGCATGACGTCCCGGTGTTCGAGCGCCAGCGCGCTTGCTCCCTGGCTGGCCTTAGCccgtcagtgtcacacacacacacacgagagagggtctccctcagtctgtcagtctgtgtgtcacatacacacacacacacacacacaggagagagggtctccctcagtctgtcagtctgtgtgtcacacacacacacacacacacacacacaggagagagggtctccctcagtctgtcagtgtcacacacacacacacacacacacgagagagggtctccctcagtctgtcagtccgtgtgtctcacacacacacacacacacacacacacacacacacacacacaagaggggctccctcagtctcccccacacacacacacacacacacacacacggggctccctcagtctgtcagtctccccccccacacacacacaggagaggggctcccacTCTGcgagttcacacacacacacacgagagtggctccctcagtctgtcagtgtaacacacacacacaggaggggctccctcagtctgtgagtgtcacacaaacacacacaggagaggggctctctgtctgtcagtgtcacacacacacacacgagccgCTCCCTCAGTGCCACACTCTCTTTACACTTGGTTAGTGCTGCAGGAAGCCTCTGGTCAGAAAATTACCAGTTGGACAGCCTGCCTGAGTGGTCCCGGTCCGAAGCTGCGGCTGGACTGTCGGTACCAGAACATCACCGACAACAAGCTGCGCTACGAGTTCAAGGTGAAGCGTGAGCGGGAGCCGCAGGTCATCCTCAGCACCATGAACGTCAACCTCTTCAGCGAGAAGTACCATAACCGGGCCAGCACCCTGATTGGCCGTGGGCTGGTCCAGCTGCACCTGGAACGTTTCAATGCCTCGGACGTGGGGCAGTACACCTGCGCTCTGTCCATCCCGGGCGACCTGACCATTAATCAGACCGCCACTATCAACGTCCACAAAGGTGAGGGAACTGAAGCCATGTGGGGAGGGGACTGGAAAGTGCCTGGGGGTGATGGGAAGCTCCTCCCTCcgcgcccttcccccccccccatcttttcaCATTTCATTGTTATTTTGCTTCCCTACTTTTAAAGctgcttttaacttgtttattaatgaccttgaggttggcatcgagagcaacgtctccatctttgctgatgacactaaattgtgtaaggtacagtagtagaatcagagcaggatgtaatttctctcctgaaggacttggagagactggaaacttgggcaggtaaatggcagatgaggtttaatacagataaatgtaaggttatgcatttgggatgcaagaataaaaaggcgaattacaaattaaatggggataaattgggggaatccttgatggagaaggatttaggagtgcttgtagacagcaggcttagcaatagtgcccaaagtcatgcagtagctgcaaaggcaaacaatatcttatcttgcattaaacggacaatggatggaagggaagtaaacataattatgcctctttaTAATGcagtagtaagaccacaccttgaatatggagtacaatttggggcactACGCctcagaaaagacattatggaactagagagagagcagagaagagccaccaaattaataaaggggatggataatctgatttatgaggagaggatagctaatttagatttatttattttgtaaatgGAGAAggtatcaaaactaggtcatgtttgcataatgggggattttaattatccagacatagtctggggcaatgagattagcgttacaacaaaaggaaacaggttttttggggtgcttaaagacaattacatgacacaAATTATTGAggcagtgcagagaagagccaccaattaataaaggggatggacaatctaccttatgaggagagtctagctaaattagatttatttacattagaaaagaggccactaagaggggatatgataactatattcaaatatattcggggacagcacaaggagctttcaaaagaactattcatcccaagggcagtacaaaggactcgggggcatcccttaaagttgaaggaaaggagatttcaccagcaacaaaggaaaggtttctttacagtaagggcagttacagtgtggaattcattacccatagagactgtacagggatataccaaataagtatacatgggaagaatgttgatccagggagtaatctgattgccattattggagtcaggaaggaaataatttttccccttattagatGTCAATGGATGATATGAGACTGGGGTTTTTCTTTGtcgtcctctggatcaatatactgcaagtacaggcaatcctcggttatccaacgggatCCGTGCTGGAATttgcgttggatagtgaaaccgttgtaaagcgagtcccatgttactcagtggcggtgagcgttggataacgcattcaggcgtcggataacggcccatagggttgcattgtaaagcgttggatatgccattcgttgtaaagtgaaacgttggatatagcgaggactacctgtacggatataggataaagtatctgtcgtctacatttagcacaggttaaacttgatggacggatgtcttttttcaacctcgtctactatgtaactatgtcacttCCAGGTCTTTTCAGTCTATAGTAGGTGacattatagtgccattaatcctgtattGTCAGCCTTGGTTTCCTGTGACCCATGTGCATATTTGTGCCCCTTTGGCATTAACTTGTAGTTACAATTCCGAGTCTAATCCACCTAAATCAGGAGTTGTTCTGTTTATCCCTCGTGGGTGTCAACCCAGCTACAGGTCTTCGTGTCATCTGCAAAAACTCATACTTTCCCCATCAAACCCTGTGTAATGTCCCGAATACGAGGTATTAAAGAGCCCCGGTCCCAGTACAGATCCCCGAGGCACTCCACTGGTTACCTTACCCTACTCTGAATGTTCTCCCTTTACCACAACTCTGTTGCTGATCCTTAAACCAATGTCTTCTCTATGCTACCACcttaggctggttctatagtgctCGCGATTCCTCcactgtgcgcgcgcgtcaaTCATAGTTGGCTGTGTTTGGCATCCGTTTGTATAGATGGGACGCTCGTGCGCACACGACCGtaagcggtggcgcggcagacagGAGAAAATATAATGAAAATTATATTTTCGCACTGCTGCCGAGCCgcaggccaatcagagcgtgcccaatcagagcagtgtgtctgtgtgtacacagggaagcttggatatgtgtgtgtgtgtgtgtgtgtacacagagcagtgtgtctgtatgtacacGGGGAAGCttggatatgtgtgtgtacacagagcagtgtgtctgtgtacacAGGGAAGcttggatatgtgtgtgtatacaaagagcagtgtgtctgtgtacacGGGGAAGcttggatatgtgtgtgtgtgtgtgtgtgtatacacagagcagtgtgtctgtatacACGGGGAAGcttggatatgtgtgtgtatacaaagagcagtgtgtctgtgtacacAGGGTAGcttggatatgtgtgtgtatacaaagagcagtgtgtctgtgtacacAGGGTAGcttggatatgtgtgtgtatacaaaaagcagtgtgtctgtgtacacGGGGAAGcttggatatgtgtgtgtgtgtatacacagagcagtgtgtctgtatacACAGGAAGcttggatatgtgtgtgtatacaaagagcagtgtgtctgtgtacacAGGGTAGcttggatatgtgtgtgtatacaaaaagcagtgtgtctgtgtacacGGGGAAGcttggatatgtgtgtgtgtgtatacacagagcagtgtgtctgtatacACAGGAAGCTTGGATATGTGTGTGCCAAAACACCTTCTAGACCTAGAATTGTAAATCCAGATTATTCCAGAGAGGAAAAGATTAACCTATATCAAACTCTGCTAACCCCCACCCTGAAggtgctatatatactgtatgcaacatGCTGTGGGGTGCCCCTCGTGAGGAATTCTTTATACACGTGTATAGATAGATCCACCTGTAAGGAATACCAACAATAACCCCAACTGATCACAAAGGGTTAATTCCAGTGTGGAAACACTTCCAAGGACATTGTGGGTTTTTTCTATATAACAACACAGCAATTTTCATATGAAATTGGAAATTCACAATACCCAACATGGAAATCTGTGATGAATAAAGCTCATATTCAGGATTAGGACTGAACCTGCGGAACACGGGCAGGATCAGAAAGAACCCGATTCTGTTCTTTATAAACCCTTTCCTCTCTGGGATTACAACTCGAGGTCTAGAAGGTATTCTGGCCAGTACTATATAGGCAAAAAATTGCAGTAAGGTTCAGGTGCctcatatatgtattttattatgtttATTGTAATCATGTAATgcattgttcttttttttattcaaatgttcTGGTTTTGAAGATCTTGGCCTCAATATAATTGTATATCCCGGTCACAGACATCAGATAATGCGCCAGAGATTTGTATTTTTCTCATACTCTGCACAAGGGGGATTGGGACGCTCTCTTATCTCCGGCTGCAAAACTGAAAGTCTTTGATTGATTGAttgtataataattaataataataccccACTGCTTAATGCTTTAGGTATATGCCACAGGGAATCACTGTTTAAGTGGCACTATACATTAGCGCCCCTATCAATTCTGTATCACAGAGTGTGTCGCTGTGTACACAgggaagcgtgtgtgtgtgtgtgtgtgtgtgtgtgtgtgtgtgtgtgtacacacacacacacacacacacacacacatgctttgATATCCTAGCCTAATGTACATACAAAGGTCAGTGAGGATGTTTGTGTGCATATATGAATGtgtgcatacagtactgtatatctctgggtGTGTGCACAGGGCAGGCTCTGACTGTTGCATGCTTTGGGTCTCTCACACAGATAAGCTGCTGAGATGCGGAGGAGCCAGCACCCTCACCATGAGCACCTCCTGGCCTCTCATCATGCTCCTATCACTGCCTCTGCTCCAGTTCGGGGGCTTCCTGTGAGGGGGGCGACCCAGCCAGCCCTGCCACAGACCCGATGGGACCTGGCCCTGTATCCCTGCATGTCTTCTACACTCTCCCCTGACAGGTTTTCATTCCTTTTACTGGACCAACATGCAAGACCTTAATACACCTTGCCGTAGATAAACTCCAGGCACCTTCATCATCTCTTCTTCACACGTTGCTTTGCATTGGTCAAAGTGTAACAGTACAGGATGGTACCGAGTACcactagttttatatatatatatatatactaacatGTTCATTGACTCTTTTATTCAAtaacccaggagtggccaactccagtcctcaagagccaccaacaggtcaggttttcaggatatccctgcttcagcacagggggctcaatcagactgagccacctgcgctgaagcagggatatcctgaaaacctgacctgttggtggcccttgaggactggagttggccacccagcAATAAATCACCTGTATTTCTCTTCCCTGTTCATACAGGGTAAAACATTTTGACCCTTGTGTACAAAAAGCCTTTTCCTCCTTATTTCAGAGGATTTTAAACGTACCGCTAATATTATCATTGATATATAAAGCTGCGACGTATCCTGCAGTGCGGCTGTGgagataatgacatgcaaactaTTGCCTAGTTTGCACATGCTGATATGAAAAGGTGTCTCCCCCCCGCCTGACCCAAAGGGCTTGCAGTCTAATCGCTGCACTTCTTAATTGCAAATGTCATCGCGGTTTATTAGGCAAGCTCGTGACCTGCAAGACTCGCTAACATTTACGTTGATCCAATGAAAGGAATCAAACCTGCAAAATACCCAGCGTTCGCCAACACTGCCGCGGCTAGCAGAACACTGCTGCAAAGCCCCATCGCTTtatggcaggggttctcaactccagtcctcaagggccaccaacaggtcagggtttacagatatccctgcttcagcacaggtggctcaatgagaccCTGCTtaagcacgggtggctcaatcagtcccagcttcagcacaggtggctcaatcagtggctcagtcttcaactgagccactgattgagccacctgtgctgaagctgcgatagccttaaaacctgccctgttaggggggggggggttcttgagaGCCCCTGCCTTACGGTGAGCATTGTAAGGCAGGCCTTAAAATGTGCAAGCCTGCCAAGACTGAGAAAAGGAGGTCTTCTAAATCGCCGGGAGAGAACAGCATGGCCGCCTGCCACCTCCCAACTTCCGGCTCAGCCTTTGGAGAATTGCATCAATAACCCAAAGCCTTCCCACGGCGGCCAAAACCGCGAGTAATCGGGCGGCTACGCCACTTTATTGGACAGAACCAGCtaatcttaaaaaaataaaatgtttcacaaAGCAAGTCTCAGCGTTTGGATAAGGGAATCTCGTGTGGAGCGCTTCGCGACGCCTAAAGGCATCCATCTTTAAAATGCAGGAAACCTTGTCTTTAGGAGTTCCGACGCGCTCCCCGCGGGATTCATGGaggatggcgggggggggggggcaccgcgTGCGCATCTTAAGGGCGGCTGGTTTTTTAAACATGGTATTGCTTTAATGAAAAAGCCCGTTTCTGGACCAAAAGGACGTTTTCTGTACGCCGCGCGGAGCAGCCAAAGGAATTAAAAGAAAATACCACAAGGACAATGGTACAGAACAGGATGGGAACGGCAGCTTCAGCCCTGGGGCCAGGTGGTCCTGCCATGAAAGGGTTCATTCCTTTAACAACCGTTATAGTCTTATGTTTACATGCCGAGCGCTGCACTACCCTGGTGACGCGGTCACTGCTTCTCCGTTTGACGTGGGCGCTGGACTCTCCTGCAGCGGTCCAGCCTGGCACCCCAGGGGTGGCTGCACGTGGGTGACAATGAGGGCAGGGCTGGTGGAGGGGTGTGGCACAGCACTACGATGAGCTTATAGATGTTAGTGACGTGGCCGGAGACTGTTACAGACGATAAACCTTTACATATTTATGTGTGAAAAGACTGATAAGCGTGTGTGACAAATAAATGTCTTGTTCATCTCCAGAACGACTGTGGTATATTTGCAGGTATATACCATGTAGCTGGGTGTacagcgcgcgcgcgcacacacacacacacacacacacacacacacacacacacacacacacacacgcgctccaAGTCTGAAATAATGCCCCACGGATTGCCCCAAAGACACACACAGGCGGTAATCAAGAGGTAACGTGAATACACACTACGTGTGTGTACAAGCCTCTTCTGTTGCGATGAAGATAACGTGTGCATGATCTTGTATATACAGGCAAATTGTTCACTAaatgggggttcactaaatggctgcagaggagtgttgactcagtatctgtgactttgtaaatggttgctatagaaacaaaacatgctggttacattataatacattaaaaatgtcagcattgtttaaaaaaaatttttaataatgctaccagtattttctcctggtacagaactgatttagtaaaagacacacacgtaggatattgctgggtctgcagctttaaagtgatGATGCGATTTTACATTCACTCAATGTGGACACGATTCTGTCTGCAACGTTCATAAACGTTACAGGATTAATCAACTGATAATAAAGCTTTCCATTAAGAGATGAGAAAACACATTTCTCCGTCAGTAAGTCAACCAAGATTTATACCTAATTTCATCATCAATATTGAGAGGTTCTTGTTTCCTTAAAAAATAGTTCCCATGAGCTCCCGCACGGCTGTATATATTTGACAGTATACAGTGCGTTCATAATACTACATGAACTATCCATGTTACCGGCAGGCGAGCACACCTTCTCCCCCAACAAGTCTCGCATTTCCTTCTTGGATGAACCCCACCTGTTTATTCCTAATATTTCTGCATTCCCCCTCtgcagaggggacagggagaggggtgtCTCCCCATGTCATCCACCAGGTGGCAGCAAAACGCCAGGCCAAGAGTGGGCAGCTTATTAAAAACGGGCCAAGTCTAATAAGTATTTTACAGTGATCTTTACGCCTACGTTCCCAAGGTAAATAAACGGTGAGCACATAATCTTATCACTAATTGACCTTGTATGGTCAGTTACATGGCTGGCTTAGCTTTGTTCTTTTGTTTACATGGTACTTCTGGTGACATGATTAATCATAAAGACTGGCGCAGGTAGCTGGTGAGATTGGATGCCGTGTTCCCGACAAGAAACGCGTCTCAGAAGCGAGAAATAAGACCTGTACTTTAAGGGCGAATTAATCTTCCTAAAGAAGATACTGATAcagaagggcagttaaaatgtggaattcattacccatggagactgtgacggcagatacaatagatttgttaaaaaaaaaggttggatatctttttagaaaggaaagatataccaaataagtaaacatgggagggatgttgatccagggagtaatcttattgccaattcttggagtcaggaaggaatttattttccccttatgagatatcattggatgatatttctctgggttttttttgtttgtttcctctGGTTCAATAAGAAAgtacagtatagatataggataaagtatctgttgtctaaatttagcataggttgaacttgatggacatacgtcttttttcaacctcatctactatgtaactaagtgactatgtaactatgtcactatgtaactataaGGTATTTCCCTAAAAAATTGAGCTTCAGGTTGAACCTTTAACCATTTGGGAGTCCCATCACATACCCACCTGTCAGCACCTGGGACAGCAGGGGTGCCATGACGTAGGAGATGGACATAGCATCATACTAAGGTTACACAATGTCATACACATGGACAGAGCATCATACTACGGTTACACAATGTCATACACATGGACATAGCATCATACTAAGGTTACACGATGTCATACACATGGACAGAGCATCATACTACGGTTACATGATGTAATACACATGgacatttatttattcataaaatgttttaacaggaagtaatacattcagagttacctctcgttttcaagtactgtatgtcctgggtatagagttaagacaaataatacatggttacaaatacagttacatatgtGAACAggaaatacattatatacaagacatagcatgcacagtaaaagaaaatatatattataggcatatgtaagttacagaccagattaaaatgtgagaccgctttagttttgaaagaacttagactggtggttgtgagagtctccggtagattgttccagttttggggttcaCGGTAAGAGgaagagcggccggatactttgttgagccttgggaccatgaacagtcttttggggtcagatctcagatataagtgctgcatgaggtaggggtgaggagcttgttcagatagacgggtagcttgcccaaaaagtatttgaaaacaagacaggaaaggtgaactttgtgcttagactcaagtgatggccaatctaattctttgagcatttcgcagtgatgtgtgttgtagtt from Ascaphus truei isolate aAscTru1 chromosome 6, aAscTru1.hap1, whole genome shotgun sequence encodes:
- the THY1 gene encoding thy-1 membrane glycoprotein, producing MNYLLSFTAILVVLQEASGQKITSWTACLSGPGPKLRLDCRYQNITDNKLRYEFKVKREREPQVILSTMNVNLFSEKYHNRASTLIGRGLVQLHLERFNASDVGQYTCALSIPGDLTINQTATINVHKDKLLRCGGASTLTMSTSWPLIMLLSLPLLQFGGFL